One Alnus glutinosa chromosome 3, dhAlnGlut1.1, whole genome shotgun sequence genomic region harbors:
- the LOC133863288 gene encoding uncharacterized protein LOC133863288 gives MWTSNGLSYVASGVSVPLYANKVTEEQKRLGFARVLIEIDVHSTCPKELIICRANGDIVTVGVVYSWLPPKCSTCGTFGHATYTCNKKEQKVWVPKKISNSPHKKVSLGAKPAFNRTISKPGIGPKPKSKKGEIRLSNSFDRLSQDGGFEEEDKPRTPTTFLQVFEKAMSDKGKGILEASPAGKGWKVINNYSKHCLGKIWICWDPGGVKIDVVNVHAQVITCSVTFLDSGGSWMISAVYGATHGLERRSLFKELTEVKVAMGRKPWLITGDFNVIRFLDEKWGKEGFSCYEKEFVDCIQNLEVDDIAYTGCFHTWTNKQIGADFVSKKLDRVLANGDWFATFSNTVVEFLERGVSDHSSALSTKTVLKIKNRECFGGLGLKVKQARANLESAQAEFIASRGSAECQVKERECLHLLTSLLSAEENFLKQKSRVKWLNLGDGNTAFFHNSVKARNSSNLIKMVKDEHGHSYHEFSEIKRLAISFYKNLLGHSSHVFTPEKAERVANLIKKKFSVGCVAKMEAPVTRIEIKDVVFSMNLSKAPGPDGFSAGFYQKAWAVVGDDLCEAILKFFSFGKLLKETNATILTLIPKKKNASYMSEYRPIACCNVVYKCITKILANRLIHGLDEVIGSNQGAFIPKRGIAENILLAQEVVCDYHKTNGVPRCTLKVDLMKAYDSLDWEYVLHCLKCFGAPSKFIYWIRACITSPSFTIALNGTLVGFFQGKKVLRQGNPISPYLFVLAMEGLTLLMEEAATSPQFGYHPKCAAVNLTHLCFADDLLVFSAASTSSVTTIIGALAEFEHISGLKANPSKSSIFIAGVAEDVKQSILNILQMLEGTLPVRYLGVPFITKRLTAIDCEALVNKITAWEGGLGIKRIEVWNKASMLNHIWNLFTKAGSLWVAWINVNRFKGRWYLLETFGHRIVHDSGFPLRSKVEVAIKNGEWNWPPACSDALVVIQSKLFEVGIGDTDLAVWNAKNGQYTCADAWDKLREVHPVVGWWKLVWKSVAALSVVKFLHGNNPRPEEDRVARSNWRCGLELSTEFLVNRWGWSFDALVVV, from the exons ATGTGGACCTCCAATGGCCTTAGTTATGTGGCTAGTGGGGTAAGTGTTCCACTTTATGCTAACAAAGTAACAGAGGAGCAGAAACGCCTAGGGTTTGCTAGAGTCCTAATTGAGATTGATGTTCATTCTACATGCCCTAAGGAGTTGATAATTTGTCGAGCTAATGGAGATATTGTTACTGTTGGTGTTGTCTATTCATGGTTGCCTCCTAAGTGCTCTACTTGTGGAACTTTTGGCCATGCAACATACACTTGTAATAAGAAAGAACAGAAGGTGTGGGTGCCTAAGAAGATCAGTAATAGTCCTCATAAGAAGGTTAGCCTTGGTGCTAAGCCGGCTTTTAATAGGACTATTAGCAAACCGGGGATAGGCCCTAAACCTAAGAGTAAAAAAGGAGAGATTCGGCTCTCAAATTCTTTTGATAGACTTAGCCAGGATGGGGGGTTTGAGGAAGAGGATAAGCCTAGAACCCCAACTACATTCTTGCAAGTATTTGAGAAAGCTATGTCAGACAAGGGGAAGGGAATTTTGGAAGCGAGCCCTGCTGGAAAGG GCTGGAAAGTTATCAACAACTACTCTAAACATTGTTTAGGGAAGATATGGATATGCTGGGATCCAGGTGGAGTTAAGATTGATGTTGTTAATGTTCATGCTCAAGTTATAACTTGTAGTGTGACGTTTCTAGATTCTGGTGGCTCTTGGATGATCTCAGCAGTTTATGGAGCTACTCATGGACTTGAGAGAAGAAGTCTTTTTAAGGAATTAACTGAGGTAAAGGTTGCTATGGGTAGGAAACCTTGGTTGATCACTGGTGATTTCAATGTTATTAGGTTTCTGGATGAGAAATGGGGTAAGGAGGGTTTTTCTTGCTATgaaaaagaatttgttgattGTATCCAGAATTTAGAAGTTGATGATATTGCCTATACTGGATGTTTTCATACTTGGACAAACAAGCAGATTGGAGCTGATTTTGTTTCCAAGAAATTGGATAGGGTGTTGGCTAATGGAGACTGGTTTGCTACTTTTAGCAACACAGTTGTGGAGTTTCTTGAAAGGGGGGTTTCTGACCATTCCTCTGCTCTT TCTACCAAAACTgtcttgaaaattaaaaatagagagTGTTTTGGAGGTTTGGGGCTAAAGGTAAAGCAGGCTAGGGCTAATTTAGAGTCTGCCCAAGCAGAGTTTATTGCTTCTAGGGGAAGTGCAGAATGTCAGGTGAAGGAAAGGGAATGCCTTCATCTTTTGACTTCTCTTTTATCTGCTGAAGAAAACTTCCTCAAACAGAAGTCTAGAGTGAAATGGCTTAATCTTGGGGATGGCAACACCGCATTCTTTCATAATTCTGTTAAGGCTCGGAATTCTTCCAACCTTATCAAGATGGTTAAGGATGAGCATGGTCATAGTTACCATGAGTTTAGTGAGATTAAAAGGCTGGCTATTTCTTTCTATAAGAACTTATTGGGccattcttcccatgtttttACTCCAGAGAAGGCTGAGAGGGTGGCTAATCtcatcaaaaagaaattttcagTTGGCTGTGTTGCAAAAATGGAAGCTCCTGTTACTAGAATTGAGATTAAGGATGTTGTGTTTTCCATGAATCTGAGCAAGGCTCCAGGGCCAGATGGCTTTTCTGCAGGGTTTTATCAGAAAGCCTGGGCTGTAGTTGGTGATGATCTTTGTGAAGCTATTCTGAAATTTTTCTCATTTGGAAAGTTATTGAAGGAAACAAATGCTACTATTCTCACTCTTATCCCTAAAAAGAAGAATGCTTCTTATATGAGTGAGTACAGGCCCATTGCTTGCTGCAATGTAGTGTATAAATGTATCACCAAAATCCTTGCAAATAGATTGATCCACGGGTTGGATGAAGTGATTGGTTCAAATCAGGGAGCTTTTATCCCTAAAAGAGGCATTGCAGAAAATATCCTCTTAGCCCAAGAGGTTGTTTGTGACTATCATAAGACTAATGGTGTTCCTAGATGTACACTCAAAGTTGACTTGATGAAGGCTTATGACTCTCTGGATTGGGAGTATGTGCTGCACTGCCTAAAGTGTTTTGGTGCCCCCAGTAAATTCATTTATTGGATTAGAGCTTGTATAACTAGTCCCAGCTTTACTATTGCTTTGAATGGCACATTGGTTGGGTTTTTTCAAGGAAAGAAGGTGCTGAGACAAGGGAATCCCATTTCgccttatctttttgttttagcTATGGAAGGTCTGACTCTTTTGATGGAGGAAGCTGCCACTTCTCCTCAATTCGGTTATCATCCAAAATGTGCGGCAGTCAATTTAACTCATCTGTGTTTTGCAGATGACTTATTGGTGTTTTCAGCAGCTTCTACCTCCTCTGTGACTACCATTATTGGAGCCCTTGCTGAGTTTGAGCATATTTCGGGTTTGAAGGCTAATCCATCCAAAAGTTCCATTTTTATTGCTGGAGTTGCTGAGGATGTGAAGCAGAGTATTTTAAATATTCTGCAGATGCTAGAGGGTACCCTCCCTGTCAGATATCTTGGTGTTCCCTTCATCACCAAAAGGCTTACTGCTATTGATTGTGAGGCTTTAGTAAACAAGATTACTGCCTGG GAAGGAGGTCTTGGGATTAAAAGAATTGAAGTATGGAATAAAGCCTCTATGCTCAATCATATCTGGAACTTATTCACTAAGGCTGGATCCTTATGGGTTGCTTGGATTAATGTAAACAGGTTTAAGGGTAGAT GGTATCTTTTGGAAACCTTTGGCCACCGTATTGTTCATGATTCAGGCTTTCCTTTACGGTCTAAAGTTGAAGTTGCTATAAAAAATGGAGAGTGGAATTGGCCTCCAGCTtgttctgatgctttggttgtaaTTCAAAGCAAACTCTTTGAGGTGGGAATTGGAGATACTGATTTAGCTGTTTGGAATGCTAAAAATGGACAGTATACATGTGCTGATGCTTGGGACAAGCTTAGAGAGGTGCATCCGGTAGTTGGATGGTGGAAATTGGTCTG GAAATCAGTTGCAGCTTTATCCGTTGTTAAGTTTCTTCATGGTAACAACCCACGACCAGAGGAAGATCGAGTGGCTAGGTCAAATTGGAGGTGCGGGTTAGAGTTGAGTACAGAGTTTCTTGTTAATAGATGGGGTTGGAGTTTTGATGCTCTTGTAGTTGTTTGA